Proteins encoded within one genomic window of Tolypothrix bouteillei VB521301:
- the rppB gene encoding two-component system sensor histidine kinase RppB, with protein sequence MERNTIFHQTRLQLAAWYTLVMSSILGISGLGVYTVVAHAYHKSIDQGLQSVAKVLHKSIETAWQQPGHLQQLAKELSLQVCMTPTTCLPKTTIIKQPIAEAANQVNYYIRLLNRSGTLFASAGIQFEKLPLTSSSQHWQILTDSSGTRYRQITLPLYTQNQLSGYLQVARSLTDLDQNLAYLRLTLILGLPVSMIFVALSSWWLAGRAIQPVYHSYQQMQQFTADAAHEFRTPLAAMHSTIEAAIKLQQEPKSNSGILDVLKRQNRRLSQLVGDLLLLTRIDQRQLIEKYQPCCLNDLISDLIEELAFLAVETQVILSKQVQVSKKLYVIGNEEQLYRLISNLIVNAIQSTPSGGKVTVFLEESEFYALVKVQDTGVGIAPENQQRIFDRFYRVDSDRSRTNGGSGLGLAIAQAIVQAHKGSIHVQSQLGRGSTFTVHLPF encoded by the coding sequence ATACTCTCGTTATGAGTAGTATTTTAGGGATATCTGGTTTGGGTGTTTATACTGTGGTTGCCCATGCTTACCATAAAAGCATAGACCAAGGACTGCAATCCGTAGCAAAGGTACTCCATAAAAGTATTGAAACCGCTTGGCAGCAACCCGGACATTTACAGCAACTTGCTAAAGAACTTTCCTTACAAGTGTGTATGACTCCAACAACCTGTTTGCCTAAAACAACTATTATTAAACAACCAATAGCAGAAGCAGCTAACCAAGTTAATTACTATATACGCTTATTGAATCGTTCGGGAACACTGTTTGCAAGCGCAGGTATACAATTTGAGAAGTTACCCCTTACCTCATCATCACAGCATTGGCAAATCCTAACAGATTCTTCTGGCACTCGATACCGTCAAATCACTTTACCTTTGTATACTCAAAACCAGCTTTCGGGTTATCTACAAGTGGCACGAAGCCTCACCGATCTAGACCAAAATCTTGCTTATTTGAGATTAACTTTGATTTTAGGGTTACCAGTTTCCATGATTTTCGTTGCTTTGTCTAGTTGGTGGTTGGCGGGAAGGGCAATACAACCCGTGTATCATTCCTATCAACAAATGCAACAATTTACTGCTGATGCTGCCCATGAGTTTCGCACGCCTTTAGCAGCAATGCACTCCACCATTGAAGCTGCTATAAAGTTACAGCAAGAGCCAAAATCAAATAGTGGAATTTTAGATGTACTGAAACGCCAAAACCGTCGCCTATCGCAATTGGTGGGTGATTTACTGCTGTTGACTAGGATAGATCAAAGACAACTAATAGAAAAATATCAGCCTTGCTGTTTGAATGATTTAATTAGCGATTTAATTGAGGAATTAGCATTTTTGGCAGTAGAGACTCAGGTTATTCTCTCCAAACAGGTACAAGTGTCAAAAAAACTGTACGTTATCGGCAATGAAGAACAACTGTATCGTTTAATTTCTAACTTAATTGTTAATGCAATTCAATCCACACCTAGCGGCGGAAAAGTTACTGTTTTTTTGGAAGAAAGCGAGTTTTACGCCCTTGTTAAAGTTCAAGATACAGGAGTTGGTATTGCGCCAGAAAATCAACAGCGAATTTTCGATCGCTTCTATCGAGTTGACAGCGATCGCTCCCGCACAAATGGTGGTTCGGGTTTAGGCTTAGCGATTGCTCAGGCAATTGTCCAAGCACACAAAGGCAGTATTCACGTTCAAAGTCAATTAGGACGGGGTAGTACATTTACGGTTCACCTACCTTTTTAA